The nucleotide window TGGGCATGAGCAAGCGCTGGACCTTCCTCATCGACCCCGAGCTCACGGTGCGCTGGGTCGAGAAGGACGTCGACCCGGCCTCCGACGCCCAGCGCGTCGCGGCCGAGCTGACGCGCCTGCAGAACGCGCAGAAGTCCTCAACCTCGAAGGAGAAGCCATGAACCGCCTCGTCCTCGCCGCCGTCCTGTCCTGCGCCGCCCTGAGCGCGGCGGCCGCCCCGCCCGCGGCGCCGGCGAAGCCGGCCGCGCCGCGCGCGTCCACCTCGGAGGTCAACCTCTGGCTCGAGTTCCGCATCCAGCACGCGGGCAAGAGCTACGCCCACCGCATCCTCTCGCGGGAGGCCACGCAGAGCAACACCGTCGTCCATGACGCCGAAGGCGTCAGCATGATCTTCAACGCGCTCCCGGTGCTCGAACCGGGACATCCCCAGGCCTGCGTCCTCCAGTTCCAGCTCGAGGTCAGCCGCGCGAAGAACGTGACGGTGCAGGTCAAGAACGAGGTCCGCATCCGCCTCGGGAAGGAGACCGTCGTCGTCGACGACCCCGACCTGCGCGTCAGCGTCGAGATCATCGAGCAGGAGCTCTGAGCCCCCCGGGAGACCCCATGTCCTTCACCAGCCAGATCCACGCCAGCGCGTCGCAGGACCGTCTCGAGAAGCTCGTCGCCGAGCGCCTGCGCCCCGGCGCCGACAAGACGCTCATCGACCGCCGCATCTGGGACCTCTTCGGTGAGGAGTGGGCGGTGATGTTCACCGACCTCTCGGGCTTCTCCCGCAAGGTCGAGGAGTTCGGGATCATCCACTTCCTGCAGACCATCTTCGAATCCGAGCGCATCTTCATCCCCTGCATCGACCGCCACGACGGGATCCTCCTCAAGACGGAAGGCGACAGCCTCCTCGTCCTCTTCCGCAGCGCATCCAAGGCCATCGCCTGCGCGGTGGAGATGCAGCGCACCGCGAAGGGGTACAACGCCGGCCGCACGGACGCGGAGAAGATCCTCCTCTGCGTCGGGCTGGGCTTCGGGAAGGTCCTCAAGATCGGCGACCACGACGTCTTCGGCGCCGAAGTGAACGCCGCCAGCAAGCTCGGAGAGGACACCGCCCAGGCCTGGGATGTCCTCGTCACGGAAGGCCTCCGGAACGCCGCGGGCTCCGCGCACGCCTTCGAGCCCATCGACGCGGTCCCCTCGGGCGCGAAAGCCGCCTATCGACTGCGCTACGAGCTCTGAGCCGTGGCGGCGGACCTCGAGCGCATCCTCCGGGACCTGGCCGGCGTCTACGACTTCTCAGGCAAGGACGTGGTCTATGTGGGCGCGGGAGGAGGCCGACTCCTGCCGGCCGTCGGCGCGGCCCGGCGCATCCAGGCGGTGGACCAGGACGCCCCCTCCCTCGAAGCCCTGCGCGCCGCGGCGGACGCCGCGGGACTCTCCGCCCGACTGGTCCTGACCCGCGGCGATTTCATGGCGCTGGACCTGCGCGGCGACGTGGTTTATTTCGAGTTCTGCCTCCACGAGATGTCGGACCCGGCCGCCGCGCTCGCGCGGGCCCTTCGCAGCGCGCCGGAGGCCGTCGTGCTGGACCATGCGCCGGGCTCGGCCTGGGGGGCGCTCGCGGGGGAGACGGAGAAGACGGCCGCGGCGTGGAAGGCGCTCGAGGCCGCCGCGCCCCGCCGCGTCGCGTCCTTCGAGGGCGAGCAGAGCTTCCGCGACTATGGCGAGCTGCGCGCCAAGCTCGCTCCCCTCGGGGACGCCGCCCTGCGGCGCATCGAGCCCTACCGCCCGCACATCGACTTCCGCATCCCCATGCCCTACCGGGCGGCACTCCTCTCCCGCTGAAACGACGCGTCCCCGCCCCTTGAGGGGCGGGGACGCGTCCGCGGCGCGGCCGCCTTTACTTCTTCTTCGCCGCCTCTCCCGCCAGGATCTCGAGGTCTTCGGCCGCCCCGCAGAGACCGATGAGCGTCTTGCTCGCGTTCTGACCGGCCAGGATCCGTCCGTGCAGGGAGCCCGAGACGTACTTCTCGTCGAGGTCCACGAGCTTGCTGCTCGCATACCCGGAGGAGTCGATCGCGTCCTGGGCGTTGCGCGAGAGACTCTGGCGCTCCGCGACGTCGGGATAGCTGAGGAACTTCCACTTGAGCTCACCGTAGAGTTCTTCGATCTTCTCTCCCTGGGCGACGGCCTTCTTGGTGAGCGCGCTGAGCGGCCCTCTCTTCTTCTTGTTCTTGCCCCGCGCCTCTTGCTGGCGTTCGAGGTCGTTGGGAATGGCCTTCGCGGCGGTCTCAAGGTCTCCCTTAAGCCGCGCCCCGACCTCCCGCAGCCGCTTCGCCTGCGCGGGCGGCAGGCCGCCGAGCGAAGCCTCCAGTTCCGTCATCTTCTCGCCGACGTACGCCGCGGTCACCGCGCACTCGTCGCGCACGTTCATGACCTGCACGAGGGCGCCCTCGACCTCCTCGTGCGCCGCCGGCGCCGCCGTGCGGAGGTCGACCTTGGCCTTCGTCGTGAAGGAACACTTCACGGGGACCTTCCCGAGAAGCCCGATCGAGTTCTTGATCCGCTTCTTCGAGGAGGAAAGCCGCCGGATAAGGTCGCCCGTCGCGCGACCGTCGGCGTCGGTGCGCGCCTCGCCCGAAAGCAGGTCGTGGAGCTCCTGCAGGAGCATCGCCCCGTCCGGGATAGCGGCGAAGTCTCCTCCGTGCGACTGCACGAATTTGTCGAGCGCTTGGAGCCTGGCCAAGGACGTGGCAATCCCTGTACGAACCGGCGCGAGCTTCGTCTTCTCCCAGGTCACGAGCGGAACGAGGACGGCCGTCCGATACTTCTCACCCTGCGCCCGGGTCTTCTTCGCATCGGCGGTGATGGCCGAGGGCTTCGCCGGGGCCATGTTCTGTCCGGAGTTGCTGTTGTCGTTGCCGCTGTTGTTCCCGCTATTGTTCCCCGAGGAATCGCCGTTGCTGCCGGAATGGATGCCGTCGCCCGATACCGTCTGCGGGTTCCCGGATTGGACGCCGCCGCCGAGCACGGGATTGCCGCCGCTGCGCACGGGGTCCGCGGAGCCGTAATGCGCGGGGCCCGCGCTCGTTCCGGCGGCTGCGCCCGGCCCGCCCGCGGTGGACAGCCCTCCGCCGAGCATGTGCTGCGATGAACCAGCGCCTCCAGTGCCTGCTCGACCGAAGGTCCTCCCGGTGTAGACGCGGCCGGGCTCCGCTGTCCCGCGCGCGGAGGCGAGCGGCCCGCCCTGCGCGATGGGGGCGCCGGACGCCATCCCCGGCGCGGCACTCATCGTGCCGGCGGGCATCGGGGGCGCGCCGGAGGAAAGCGAGCCGGCGGAGCCGCTCAGGCCCCGCATGCGCTCCATCTCGGCGCGCGCGATCTTCTCCGCCTCGGCCTGC belongs to Elusimicrobiota bacterium and includes:
- a CDS encoding adenylate/guanylate cyclase domain-containing protein — its product is MSFTSQIHASASQDRLEKLVAERLRPGADKTLIDRRIWDLFGEEWAVMFTDLSGFSRKVEEFGIIHFLQTIFESERIFIPCIDRHDGILLKTEGDSLLVLFRSASKAIACAVEMQRTAKGYNAGRTDAEKILLCVGLGFGKVLKIGDHDVFGAEVNAASKLGEDTAQAWDVLVTEGLRNAAGSAHAFEPIDAVPSGAKAAYRLRYEL
- a CDS encoding methyltransferase domain-containing protein — encoded protein: MAADLERILRDLAGVYDFSGKDVVYVGAGGGRLLPAVGAARRIQAVDQDAPSLEALRAAADAAGLSARLVLTRGDFMALDLRGDVVYFEFCLHEMSDPAAALARALRSAPEAVVLDHAPGSAWGALAGETEKTAAAWKALEAAAPRRVASFEGEQSFRDYGELRAKLAPLGDAALRRIEPYRPHIDFRIPMPYRAALLSR